CGCCGAGCAACCCATCGACGACTTGCTGGGCCGCCTGCAGGGCAAGCAGTGGGTGATTATCGACACCGTGGGTATGAGTCAGCGTGACCAGCGGGTGATCGAACAGATTGCTCACCTTCAGGGTGGACGCTCGCAGGTACGTTTGGTACTGCTGCTCAATGCCGCCAGTCAACCGGAAACCCTCGAGGAAGTCGTGTTGCGCTACCGTCAGGCCGCGCGCGCGGCGGGCGCAGAGTTAGATGACTGCATTATTACCAAGCAGGATGAGGCGGGCCGTCTGGCGCCGGTGTTAGACATTATTATGCGTCACGGCATGCGCGTGCTGTTTGGTTCAAATGGGCAGCAGGTGCCCGAAGATATGGCGATTGCCGCTCCTGCCGCGTTAGTGGATCAAGCGCTGAGCACGGCGACCCCTCAGCGTGAACGGTTGCAAAGCGCAGACACTCCGACAGGGATGCCGCGCTGGTCCCGGGATGTATTGGGCCAAGGGCGTCGTTTGTCGTCGCTATTGGCACGCCTGCGCCAGCGCGTGACAGGATTTGCGGATTTAGAAGAGCTCTGGAACTTAGCCGCTCTACCAAGCCGTGTGCAGGAAGAGCGTTTGGATGCACTGCTCGCCGGCTATCCCGCGGCGGAAACTACTTTAGGTATGGCGTGGTTCGCGCGGCGTAACGAACGCGGCTGCGATTGGGCAATGCCGGACATTGGTCTGGACACTGATGGCGCATGGCTGGCGCTTCCCTGGCTACAGCATCGCCACCCCGCGGGGTGGCAGCCGCGCTTAGCTGCCTTGACTTCATCAAACGGCGTCGCGGTACACCTACTACCGCGCTTTCCCGAATCGGATGCACTCGCGTGGCTGGAAGCCGAGCACTTGACCTGGGTCAGCCAAGTAGCCCCCAATCATCGAGTACTCTTTCACCACGAGCGCCAGACGGTTCGCCAGCTGTTTAATGACAGTGTGCTAACCCACCATGTGGGTGTGCGTTTTCGTGGTCAATCGGTGCAGCTTTGGACTGCCTACGCCGAAGTTGAGGATGCCAGCGGCTGTGCCCTGCTCGCCTGGTACGGGGAGGTGCGCGATCCGGAAAGCGCCAAAGTGGTGGTGCGCCGCTACTGGCTTACCCCGGCTCGCTTAGGGGCAGAAGTGCTCTCCCTCCTGTTAACCCAACTGCAAAGCGAAAGCCTGGCCGCCTTGACGCGGCGCGCTTGGCAGCAGTTAAAAGAGGCTGATAGTGGCGACCTAAATGCTGAAGTTCGCCTGTTAATGGCCAGCGGTGTGGCGTCAGTCGCCGGACATCTCGATGTCGCTGATGATGAAGAGGCGCAGACGCTGCGTGGTGATCTGCTCAACCTATTAGGTACCAGCCGCCGTCGCCGTGACACCGGTATGCTCGATGCGCTGGTCTATGCCTTTATGGCGCGGGATGCGATTCGCCAAATGGGCAGTGTTAGTCGAGAGGGCGTGGCGTGAGCGAACAAGATCAAGCCGCGGGACTGCGCAAGTGGGCAAATCTACAGCGCCAACAGCAGCAGACTGAGGGTGCTGTTGATGTCGCGGCGGCAGAGCCTGTGTCCGAACACACCTCACCCTTATTATCGCCAACGGTAGCGGCGGCGGAAGAGCCAACGACGGTGGCTCCGCCCAAGCCCAAAATTCCGCTTATTGTGGTCGGGCTACCCGGTAGTGGTGCGGCCCAGGTAAGCAAGGTCAAAGCGCGACTGGGGCAGTGGTCAACGCTAGGTAGAAGTTGGGCCGGGGATCCTGATGATTGGGATATTCGTATCGTCATGGCGGAAACGTCCGACCTTGCTCAGCTACGCGATCAATATAATCGTTGGGCGCTATGGATCAGTAGCGATGCCGATACTTTCGCAGCCATGTTCCGTACCTTGCGCCTGCTACATGAGCGTGGCGGGCCGCGTCGTTTGCTGGCGCTCCACGAGCCCCACTTGCCGCGCCAGGGGTTGCTCGATAACTTGCGCGAGGCCGCTGATTACTACTTAAATATGGAGTTACTGGTACTTGCACGATGAGCCCACTCTGCCGAGGAGACTAAGCATGCTAAGCTGGCTATTAAGAGGGAAACTGCCACTGATCTTAGTACTAGTGGCAGGTTGGCTACTAACAGGGTTAACGGGGAGTGCTCAGGCGGCGCCGGGTAGTTGGAGCAGCCAGATACCTGGGCTAATGGTGGCGATGGGTGATCGGGCAAGCGCTAGCCAAGCGGCTACCCCGCCAACTGCCGCTAACAACGTGCAGTCGGCTCAGCTTGGGCGCATTCATTGGCAGTTTCAACACTCCCCCGGCGCGCTATTAAACGCTTGGCTATGTCATCCTGAGCAGTGCGTTGCATTAACCGGTATGCGTGGTTCTACCACCGCATTAGTGGGGCGAGCCGCCGATGCGCCATTGCATTTTCGCTTCGCCTTACGCCCAGGCCAACGGCCTGTTCGTGTGCAAGGGTTACAATTGATTGTGAACTATCAGTGAAGGCTGGATAGCCGCGAGGCGAGAATATGTACACAGCACAGGGCAGAATCAAACAAAATGAGCTGTTGACGCAATACATGCCACTGGTGCGACGTCAGGCCTTGACGCTACAGGTTCGGTTGCCAGCAAGTATTGAGCTCGACGACCTTATTCAGGCTGGAATGGTGGGGCTGCTGGAAGCGCTGGGCCGTTTTGATGCCACCCAGGGGGCAACGTTCGCGACCTTCGCCAGTCAACGTATTCGCGGCGCAATGATGGATGAGTTACGCACCCGCGACTGGCTGCCCCGCAGCGTTCGCCGTTCGGCGCGTGCGGTTGAGGGCGCCGTTCGCCAATTAGAGCAACTGCTGGGGCGAGCCCCGGAAGAGAACGAAATTGCTCAACACCTCGAGATGCCGTTGAGCGAGTATCAGCAGTTGCTCAATGACACTAACAGCGGCCAACTGTTGCCGTTTGAAGAGCTGGTGGCCGAAGGCGGCGAGCCGATAAATAATGAGCTGGGCAATTCACCGTTCGAGCAGTTGCTTGATGGTCAGCAGCGGCAAACGTTGATTGACGCTATTGAAGCGCTTCCAGAGCGTGAAAAGCTGCTAATGGCGCTTTATTACCAAGAAGAGCTCAACCTCAAGGAAGTCGGAGCTGTGTTGGGCGTAACGGAATCACGCGTTTCTCAACTGCACAGCCAAGCCGTGAGTCGTTTACGCGCGCGTTTACACGACTCGGCATAACGCCAACGTTTTTTACTCACTTGTGACCGGCAAGGAGCCGTGGATGAATCCTTCGACGCTGATAGGCATATTTGCCAGCATCCTGCTGTTGGTGAGCGTGCTGTTTTTCACTGCAGAGTCCCCAGAGAGCTTTATCAATTTTCCGGGGTTGGCCATCGTGGTGACGGGTACACTAGCGGCGACCTTTATTAGCTATCCGCTGAAAGAGGTACTCCGCGTCGTACGGCTGGTGGGCTTGGTGTTCCGGCGTGAAAACACCTACATGCGTGACGATATCCGCGAATTGGTCGATATGTCGCGACTGTGGTTTAAAGGCGATGTGCGTGCGGTCGAGCGCGAGTTGGAGCATACCCGCAACCCGTTTTTACGTACCGGGATCCAACTGGTGATTGCGAATACCAAAGAGGATGAGATTTTTGACATGCTGCGCTGGCGCATTGCTCGCCTTAAAGCGCGGGAGCATGCTGAAGCACAAATATTTCGCACTATGGCCACCTATGCCCCCGCGTTTGGCATGATCGGCACCCTGGTGGGGCTGGTCAACATGCTGGAAGTCATGGACGCTGGCGACCTGCAGGTCATTGGCCCGCGCATGGCAGTGGCTCTGCTCACTACCTTCTACGGTATTTTACTCGCCAACTTGGTGTTTAAGCCTATTGCGGTGAAGCTAGAGCGCCGCACCGAAGATCGACTGATTACCATGAACATGGTGCTGGAAGGTATTTCCCTGATTACCAAGCGCCGTCTGCCGTCGTTTATTGAAGAGACCCTCAACTCCTTTGTGGCTAATTACCACGATGAGATTCGTGATAACAGCGTCAAACCCAGGCCTGATTCGTCGGTTAGTTCGGCGACGAAGGGGTAGGCCAGATGCTTGACCGTGATACACGCCACGCACTGGAAATGACGCCGTCGCCAGGCGATGGAGATGATGGTTGGCTTACCAGCTATTTGGATGTGCTGACGCTGCTCATCACGCTTTTTGTGCTGTTGCTTTCACTGACACCGCCGGGCGGCGGTGAGGCGGCTGATACTGCTTTCATGCGTTCAGCCAGCGCTGTATCATCACTGCCGCTGGCGTCGCTTGCCACCGGCATTCAGCCTCGCCATTCAGGCATTCAGCCGCAGTTTGACGGGCTCGACATCCCTGGTGTCAGCGTTTCGCAAGGGAGTGAAGGGGTCACACTACGCATTGATACCAGCCTTTTATTTCCCAGCGGCCAAGCTGTACTGACTGCTCGTGGGCAAGATGTGGTAGAAAGCCTTATCGATGTGCTGACCCGTTTTGACGGTCAGATTTCGGTAGAAGGCCACACCGACAGCGTACCTATCGCAACGGCCCGCTTCCCCTCTAATTGGGAGCTTTCATCAGCGCGGGCTATCGCTGTGGTGAGGCATTTAGAGCGCCAAGGGTTCAATATCTCTCGTATGCGGGCCGTCGGTTATGCCGACACCCAACCCATGGAACCGAACGCAACTGCGGAGGGCCGAGCTGCCAACCGTCGCGTAGAGCTGTTGCTAAGGCAGCAGGTCGAGGGTGAATAGATTGCGAGGCCACGTTTGTGTCCATGTACCACCCGCGGTTGCAGTCGTTTGGCGCTCTGCTGGTTTTAGATGCCGATTGTCGGCGCATTCAAGCCAGTAGCACCAACTTAACTCGCTTGACCGGTATTGAGCGCCCTGAAAATGGGTCGCTTACTCTTGCCTGCGCGCTGGGAAAACGGCTAAGCCAACGTATGCGTCGTGAACTGCAGGGGCGGCAGCGGCTCCCCGGCCCGCTAGTGTTTATTCGTTCCAAGCACAACAATGCGCGTTTTCAACTCCACGCTTACCGAGCGGGTGAGCAGGTCATCGTCGAGATCGAGCCACTTAACCCCCTGGTTAGACGCCGCCTGCTGGGTACGGTAAATGAGCGCTTGATGCATTTAGCTGAAGCGACCCATCAGGAAGAGCTACTCGACTGCTTGGTTAACGCTATTCAACAGCTTACCGGTCATGATCGGGTCACCGTATGCCATTTTGACAGCGATTGGCATGGTTTGATGGTCGCCGAGGCGCTTGGAAAGCAGCTGCCCTCGCTGTTGGGGCAGCGCTTTCCCTCAAGCGACTTCCCAGTTGCCCTGCGCAAAAGTTACCAACACTACCCTATGCGGTTAATTGAAGACGTCGATGCGTCGCCTGAAACGCTGGAGCCCGCCCACTCGGGAGCAAGCCTTAGCGGCAGTTTTTTACGCGCGCCTGCCCCGGAGCGGCAGCGCTATTTAAGCCGACTGGGAGTGCGTGGGTCATTCAGTTTGGCTATGCAGGGGGATACTGGCTTATGGGGGCTCGTGTTTTGCCATTCGCCAGCACCGCACTCAGTTGAGCCCCTCGTGCGTGATGCCGTTCGCACCCTGGTGCAAATGGCCACCCAGCGCATGCTGTTGCTGCGGGCGCGTCAAGAAGCCCGCTACCTGCAGCGGGTTCAGGATAGTCTGGTGCTCAGTGCGCGAGCGCGCAGCGAGCCGCAAAGCCCCCAGCAGCTACTTCATGAACAGGCGGCTATCTGGATGAAGCTGTTTCGCGCCCATGGCGTAGTGCTGTGGGTGAATGGGGGCGCTTATCAAGCGGGCGTGACGCCAGCCCCAGAAGCGATTAGCCAATTTGTGCTGCGTCTTGAAAGAGCCCATGTGCATAGCGGCCCTTGGTGCACGCGCGAAATCACCAAAGAGACGTTAACCGCTTCGCTAGCCATGCCCGAGCAGTGCGGGGCGCTAGCGGTGCCGCTGCCGATGAGTTCGACTCAGCGTGCCTGGCTGATTTTTTTTCGTCCTGAGCAGGTGGAAACGCTGTATTGGGCGATGCAGCCCACCACCAGCCCTAAACCGGCCGTGATATTGGCCCCATCGGTCGCCTGGTCTGAAGAGGTCGTCGGTAAGAGTGAAGCGTGGCTGCGGGTAGAGCGCTTAGCAGCGGTAGACTTGGGTGAAGACCTGACGCTGGCGATTTCAGCCTATGAAATTAGCTCACTGAATATGCACTTGGAGCATGAGCGCAAAGCCCTTGCCGAAGCCAACCAGCGTCTCGAGCAACTAGCACATTTTGATCCCTTAACCAAGGTATGGAACCGTTACCGCATTGAAGAAGCGATCAATGCAGAGCTAGTGGCTGCCAAGCGTTACGCGGCCGCCTTTGCCTTGCTACTGTTCGATGTGGATAACTTTAAGCAGATCAACGATGCTCACGGCCATAGCGTGGGTGACGATGTGCTGGTGGCCCTGGCGCGATTAGTGGAAAGCTCGCTGCGTGGCTGTGACCATCTGGGGCGCTGGGGAGGCGAAGAGTTTATTGTGCTGGCGACTCATTCCGATGTTGATGCCGCCATTGGTCTGGCCGAGCGGCTGCGCTCGCTGGTAGCAGAGCTTCATATAGAGGGGCTCGAGCAAACGGTTACGGTGAGTATCGGTGTCGCCGTTTGGCAACCGGGTGACAGCTGTAAAACCATTATCTCCCGGGCTGATGACGCCATGTACCGCGCTAAACATGGCGGACGCAACCGCGTTGAAAGGGCGCCTCAGCCTGCGGTGCTGCTTTAATCAAACCTTGGGGCCACTACTTTCACATTGGGTGAGCATCCGGTTGATCGCTGCGTCGGCGCCTTTTAGGCTAAAGGTCATATACCACGGCTCGCGCTCTTCCTGGTCGAAGCCGAGAAATAGCTGCTCTCCCTGGCGCATGTCGGCCATTAGTGAGTCCAAGTCACCTAAATAAAAGTGGGCATAAAACCCGTCATCGCCGCGCTCAGTGATAAATTCCGCCATGGTGTCGATAACGGGCCGCTCATCGATGCGCAGCCGAGTGGGCACCAAGTTTACCGTACGACTCTCTCCCTGCTGCTGCTCAAGGGTGACGCGCATCTCCAGCCAGGGTAGATCGCAAACGCCCGAAGTGGCATTCAAGCTCAGCGTCGCATCCGAGTAGCTGTGGGTTTCTACCGCCCGGTAGTGGCGTTCGCCCCCCAGCGAGAGCGTCATTGACTGCCAATGGTCGTGGGTGGCCTCGTCGTTGGTATTAAACGTGGTCGCGTTAGCCATGGATGTTGCGACCATCAAAGCGATAGCCATTGCCATAGCGACCAGGGAAGGTGAGTGAAAATGCAGGGTGCGAGTAGCCGTTACGATCTGAGACATCTAATTAAAATTCCTAGACGATTAACCGGAAAAACAGTCTATAGCGTGTTGGTACATGACAAAAGTGTAAGGCGCTGATTTTCCTATATATGGTAGAAAATTTTACAAAAAGTGCCTCATATAGTGGAGAGTCACGTCTATACTTCACTCCGATGCTACGTACAATGGCCCTATTTGAGCGCTATAATTCACCCCGCTGTGAAGGAGTTTTGCGACATGAGCACCGCTACCAAGGCTATGAAGACTTCTAATGATGTCCCGATGCAGGCCCCCTCACGGGAGATCTGGGACGCCAAATACCGTCTCAAGGATCGTCATAGCCAACCCGTTGATCAGGACGTCGGTGCTACGTTTGAACGGGTCGCTCGCGCCCTGGCAGCGGTGGAGGGAGATAAAGCGGAAGAGTGGTTGCCCAAATTTCGCTGGGCGCTGGAAAACGGCGCCATTCCTGCCGGTCGTATTCTTTCCAACGCGGGGGCTGAAGCTTACAAGCCAGCGGTGAGCCTAATTAATTGCACCGTCTCGCGCACGATTCGCGACTCCATGCGCGATATTCTCGACTCGGTGGTCGATGCGGGTATGACGCTGAAATCCGGGGCTGGTATCGGCTACGACTTTTCGACGCTGCGCCATAAGGGTGCGTTCGTATTCGGCGCTGGCGCGGGCACTAACGGCCCGCTGGCGTTTATGGATATCTACGACAAGATGTGTTTCACCGTCGCCTCTGCCGGTGGCCGCCGCGGCGCTCAGATGGGCACCTTTGATGTGGGGCATCCGGATGTACGCGAGTTTATTCAGGCCAAGCGCGAAGCGGGACGTCTGCGCCAGTTTAACCTTAGCTTGCTGATCACCGACGAGTTTATGGAAGCGGTGAAAAACAATACCGACTGGCCGCTGGCCTTTCCGCTACACCCCGGTGAGAAAGAGGACGTTAAAGCGGAAGACCTGATCTACCGGGACTGGCCGGTGATTGAAGAGGGCTACACGGTTGATGCCGAAGGCCGCGTCGCCTGCCGCATTGTTGAAGTGATTAAAGCGCGGGAGTTGTGGGACACTATCATGTCCTCCACCTACGACTACGCCGAGCCCGGCTTTATCCTGATCGACCAGGTTAACCGCATGAACAATAACTGGTTCTGCGAAGATATCCGTGCGACGAATCCCTGTGGCGAACAACCCCTGCCACCGGAAGGCGCCTGCCTGCTGGGTTCTGTCAACCTAACCAAGTTCGTGATTGACCCCTTCGGCGCCGAGCCGTGCTTTGACTGGGAACGCTACTGCAAAGTGGTCGCGATCTTCACGCGTATGCTCGATAACGTGGTCGAGATAGCCGGTTTGCCACTGCCCCAGCAGCAGCGTGAAATTGAAGCCAAGCGTCGCCACGGGATGGGCTTTTTGGGCTTAGGGTCAACGCTCACCATGCTCAAAATCCCTTACGGCTCTAAGCAGTCGCTGGTGTTCACCGATGAGGTGAGCCGTCACTTAGCGATAGAGGGTTGGAAGCAGGCGCTGGAGCTCTCCCAAGAGAAAGGCATGGCGCCGGTGCTTGAGCAGGAGCACACCATCACGCCCAAAATGCTGCGCGAGCGGCCTCAACTGGCCAAAGATGGCTACGAAGTGGGCGATCAGGTGCCGGGGCGTATCCTGCACGCCCGTTATAGTCAGTACATGGCTCAAGTGGCCGAGCTTGAGCCGGAGTTGGTGGCACAACTGGCCGAGCACGGCGCGCGCTTCACCCATCACAGCTCGATCGCACCGACCGGCACGATTTCACTGTCAATGGGTAACAACGCCTCCAACGGTATCGAGCCCTCCTTCTCGCACCGCTACTTCCGCAATATTATTCAGTCGGGCAAAAAGACCAAAGAGCAGGTCGAAGTCGTCTCCTTTGAGTTGGCCGCCTACCGTCACTTTATCGCATCTGACGCGGTGGACAGCGACCTGCCTGACTACTTTGTTACCGCCGATGCAATCTCGCCCGAGCAGCACGTTGCGGTTCAGGCCGCGGCTCAACATTGGGTCGATTCAGCGATCTCAAAAACGGTCAACGTGCCTACCGAGTTTCCCTTTGAACAGTTCCAGGATCTCTATCTGCAAGCGTATGAAAGTCGCTTAAAAGGCTGCACTACTTTTCGCTTTAACCCTGAAGCCTTCCAGGGCGTGCTGGTGCGCGAGGATGATCTTAAAAACACTACCTACGTGTTTGAGCTGGAAAATGGCGAAACCCTCGAACTAACTGGGGATGAGAAGGTGATTTACGACGGTGAAGAGCATAACGCTGCCAACCTCTTTGATGGCCTAAAAGAAGGCACCTACGGCAAATGGTGATGCCGCGTTAAGCACTATCTGTTTAAAACGCACACCTTTGCTAAGTGGAGAACACCATGGCTGTAGAAATTACCTCAAAAATTGTTGGTTACCGTATCAAGCAGCAGGAGCAGGCCGTTCCCGTTCCTGAGCTACAAGATGAAGATCCGCTAACGGTGCGTATACCTTCCCGTCCGGAAGGCACGTTGGAAGCCGTGTCTGAAAAGATTTCATACGTAGGCGCGGAAGGACGCAAAAAAGTCTATTTGCTGGTGTCGTTTATGCCGGTAGAGGGCGTGATTGGCAGTAAGCGCGTGGTGATTGAGCGCCCGGTGGAGTTCTTTTTTCCGTCAGGACAGCTCTCAAGCGAGCACCAGTGGATCACCGCGACCATGCGCAGCCTCTCGCTGGCGGCCCGCGGCGGTTACGTCACCCAAGCGGTGGCGGATCTGCGCAAAGTGGCCTGGGATAAAGGCTTGGTACGCTGTGGCATGAACCGCTGGAACAAGCCAATGTTCCACGATTCGGAAGTCGCGGCGATTGCCTGGTCAATCCAGCAGATTCTTTATCGCCGTGGCTTTCTGGATCGGGACGGCAACCAGGTGCCGGTTGAAAAGCTGGTAGAGCGTTATGCCCACCGTATGACTCACGGCCATGCTTGGCAGCCCGGTGCTGAAGAAGAAGCGAATGATGCTCCCGTTGAAACAGGCGCGGTAGAGCCTATTGGCGGTGATAAGGCAAGGCCGGGAAAAAAGCCTGAGGGCAGTGGCCCAGCCACCGTGGGTAACTGCCCCGAGTGCCGCGGCGAGCTCATTATGATGGATGGCTGCCCCACCTGCTATGCAGGCTGCGGCTGGTCTAAGTGTGGATAGTCGAGCTTTGATGCCCGCCGTACAACCTAGCGTTGCAGTAACGCCGCGTGCCTTGTCAGCACGCGGCTTTTTGTTCAGCCTCGCCTAACAGGGGCCGAACGTTATCGGTGAGATAACAGTCGTCAAACTGACCCTCAACACTGAGCGCTTTTAAATCAGGGATTGTCAGGTGGTGACGATCGCGAAATACCAGACCATCTTCGCTCAGTGCGGTAAAGGTGCGGCTAACGTGTACCGGGCTAAGCCCCAGGACATCGGCCAACTGCTCCTGGGAAAGCGGCAGGCGGAACTGGTTGCTAATATCCGGGTTGGTTTGTCGCAGCCTTAGATACATCTCATAAAGGAAGTGCGCCATTTTTTGGCGGGCACTGCGTCTTGCTAATGTTACCAATCGCTCGGTCATTAATGCCTGTTGACGGCTTCCAATGGCAAACATCACTGACGTCAGCGGGAGCGATTGGCGGAATATTTCCAGAATACGCTTGTGCGGGAAATGACAAATTACACCGTCATCAATCATGCGCACATTCTCAAGACGCTCGGAGAATGCAAACTCCCGCAGCCCAATAATGTCGCCTGGCAGAAACACTTCCAGAATCTGTCGGTCGCCGTTTTCCAAATGACGGTAGGAGTAGGCCCAGCCACTTTTCAGCGTGCAGAACTCATTGGCCGGTGCACCTATTTCCCATAGAAGTGTGCCCGCCTTAATATCGGTTGGGCTCTCCTCAAGCGTTATGAGTAGTTTTTTCTCATCGTCGCTTAACGAACAGTAGTGATTGAAATGCTTGATAATACAACTACTTTCTTGACCCACGGCTTATCCCTCCGGCAGAGGATTGCATAATCCTGCTAACTATAATCTGCTCACCACTATAAACAAGGTAGCCATCTACTGCGTTGCCCAAAGGTACTAACTAGCATGGCTATTTAGTATTAGGGTGGGCTGACGCCCACCCTTCCTCAAAAGAATAACAAAGAGCCGCAGCGTTTAGCGTTTCGCCGTGCGTTTTCCTCGCGCCAAGAGCGGGGCTAAGAAGCGGCCGGTATGCGACACATCCTGCTTGGCAATCTGTTCCGGCGTGCCTTCGGCGATAATCTGACCGCCCCCAGAGCCCCCTTCGGGGCCAAGATCGACAATCCAGTCGGCGGTTTTGATCACATCCAGGTTGTGCTCGATGACCACGATGGTATTGCCGTGATCGCGCAGGCGGTGAAGTACCGTCAGTAGTTGACGGATATCTTCAAAGTGTAGCCCGGTGGTTGGCTCATCCAAAATATACAGCGTTTTACCGGTATCACGCTTGGCCAGTTCGCGGGCGAGTTTAACCCGCTGGGCTTCGCCGCCGGAAAGGGTGGTGGCACTTTGCCCCAGGCGGATATAGGAGAGCCCTACATCGAGCAAGGTTTGCAAACGACGGGCAATCGCCGGTACCGGGCTGAAGAATTCCAGCGCGTCTTCCACCGTCATTGCCAACACTTCGTGGATGGTTTTACCTTTATAGTGGATATCCAGGGTTTCGCGGTTGTAGCGTTTGCCCTTACATACATCGCAGGGCACATAGATATCCGGCAGGAAGTGCATCTCTACCTTGATCATGCCTTCGCCCTGGCACGCCTCGCAGCGCCCACCCTTGACGTTAAAGCTAAAACGACCGGGCTTATAGCCCCGGGAACGCGCTTCCTGGGTGCCCGCAAACAGCTCACGAATCGGTGTAAAAATACCCGTATAGGTGGCCGGGTTGGAGCGTGGCGTGCGGCCAATGGGGCTCTGATCGATATCGATGACTTTATCGAGCTGGTCGAGCCCTTCGATCTTCTCATAGGGCGCGGCGGTCAATGTCGTCGCGCGGTTTAATTCGCGAGCCGCAATGGGCATCAAGGTGCCGTTGATCAGCGTCGATTTACCTGAGCCGGAAACGCCGGTAATGGCGATAAACAGCCCCAGCGGCAGGCTAAGGGTGACGTTCTGCAGGTTGTTGCCGGTAGCCCCACGCACGATCAGCTGCTTTTCTGGATTGCCGGGAATGCGGTAGGGCGGCACGGCAATTTCCCGTGAGCCGGAAAGATACTGGCCGGTTAGCGAGTTAGGGTTGTCCATTACGTCCTGGGGCGTACCCTGGGCGACAATTTCACCACCATGCACACCAGCGCCTGGGCCGATATCCAGTACGTGATCTGCGGCGCGAATGGCGTCTTCATCGTGCTCTACCACAATCACGGTATTACCCAAGTCACGCAGCCGCTCAAGGGTTTTCAACAGTCGGTCGTTGTCGCGCTGGTGCAAGCCAATCGACGGCTCATCGAGAATATACATCACCCCGACCAGACCTGCGCCAATCTGACTGGCTAAGCGGATACGCTGGGCTTCACCACCGGATAGGGTGTCGGCGCTGCGCTCCAGGTTGAGATAGTCCAGCCCCACGTTAACTAAAAATTCCAGTCGGGCATGGATCTCGTGGACGATCTTGTCGGCGATCTCGCCTTTACGACCCGGCAGTGTAAGGTCGGCAAAATAGCGCCACGCTTCACCAATTGGGAAACGCACAATCTCGGCGATGTTGTGATCATCTACGTAAACATGGCGTGACTCTTTACGTAGTCGCGAGCCACTACAG
This Vreelandella neptunia DNA region includes the following protein-coding sequences:
- a CDS encoding adenosylcobalamin-dependent ribonucleoside-diphosphate reductase; translated protein: MSTATKAMKTSNDVPMQAPSREIWDAKYRLKDRHSQPVDQDVGATFERVARALAAVEGDKAEEWLPKFRWALENGAIPAGRILSNAGAEAYKPAVSLINCTVSRTIRDSMRDILDSVVDAGMTLKSGAGIGYDFSTLRHKGAFVFGAGAGTNGPLAFMDIYDKMCFTVASAGGRRGAQMGTFDVGHPDVREFIQAKREAGRLRQFNLSLLITDEFMEAVKNNTDWPLAFPLHPGEKEDVKAEDLIYRDWPVIEEGYTVDAEGRVACRIVEVIKARELWDTIMSSTYDYAEPGFILIDQVNRMNNNWFCEDIRATNPCGEQPLPPEGACLLGSVNLTKFVIDPFGAEPCFDWERYCKVVAIFTRMLDNVVEIAGLPLPQQQREIEAKRRHGMGFLGLGSTLTMLKIPYGSKQSLVFTDEVSRHLAIEGWKQALELSQEKGMAPVLEQEHTITPKMLRERPQLAKDGYEVGDQVPGRILHARYSQYMAQVAELEPELVAQLAEHGARFTHHSSIAPTGTISLSMGNNASNGIEPSFSHRYFRNIIQSGKKTKEQVEVVSFELAAYRHFIASDAVDSDLPDYFVTADAISPEQHVAVQAAAQHWVDSAISKTVNVPTEFPFEQFQDLYLQAYESRLKGCTTFRFNPEAFQGVLVREDDLKNTTYVFELENGETLELTGDEKVIYDGEEHNAANLFDGLKEGTYGKW
- a CDS encoding ribonucleoside-diphosphate reductase translates to MAVEITSKIVGYRIKQQEQAVPVPELQDEDPLTVRIPSRPEGTLEAVSEKISYVGAEGRKKVYLLVSFMPVEGVIGSKRVVIERPVEFFFPSGQLSSEHQWITATMRSLSLAARGGYVTQAVADLRKVAWDKGLVRCGMNRWNKPMFHDSEVAAIAWSIQQILYRRGFLDRDGNQVPVEKLVERYAHRMTHGHAWQPGAEEEANDAPVETGAVEPIGGDKARPGKKPEGSGPATVGNCPECRGELIMMDGCPTCYAGCGWSKCG
- a CDS encoding Crp/Fnr family transcriptional regulator — protein: MGQESSCIIKHFNHYCSLSDDEKKLLITLEESPTDIKAGTLLWEIGAPANEFCTLKSGWAYSYRHLENGDRQILEVFLPGDIIGLREFAFSERLENVRMIDDGVICHFPHKRILEIFRQSLPLTSVMFAIGSRQQALMTERLVTLARRSARQKMAHFLYEMYLRLRQTNPDISNQFRLPLSQEQLADVLGLSPVHVSRTFTALSEDGLVFRDRHHLTIPDLKALSVEGQFDDCYLTDNVRPLLGEAEQKAAC
- the uvrA gene encoding excinuclease ABC subunit UvrA, encoding MDSILVRGARTHNLKQIDVELPRNKLIVITGLSGSGKSSLAFDTLYAEGQRRYVESLSTYARQFLSMMEKPDVDHIEGLSPAISIEQKSTSHNPRSTVGTITEIYDYLRLLFARAGTPRCPEHGEDLEAQTISQMVDQVMNLAEGTKLMLLAPVVKGRKGEHLQLLAELRAQGFVRALVDGQVLELDDIAPLDKRKKHDISVVVDRFKVRDDLAQRLAESFETALNLADGTAMIHFMDGEREDIAFSSRFACPVCGYSLAELEPRMFSFNNPAGACPTCDGLGVQQYFDPDKLISHPELSLAEGVIKGWDRRNIYYFTQLQALAKHYGFELETPWQELARHDREVILNGSGDEQIPFVYVGDRGRKVTREHAFEGVLPNMQRRYRETESNMVRDDLAKYIAVQPCATCSGSRLRKESRHVYVDDHNIAEIVRFPIGEAWRYFADLTLPGRKGEIADKIVHEIHARLEFLVNVGLDYLNLERSADTLSGGEAQRIRLASQIGAGLVGVMYILDEPSIGLHQRDNDRLLKTLERLRDLGNTVIVVEHDEDAIRAADHVLDIGPGAGVHGGEIVAQGTPQDVMDNPNSLTGQYLSGSREIAVPPYRIPGNPEKQLIVRGATGNNLQNVTLSLPLGLFIAITGVSGSGKSTLINGTLMPIAARELNRATTLTAAPYEKIEGLDQLDKVIDIDQSPIGRTPRSNPATYTGIFTPIRELFAGTQEARSRGYKPGRFSFNVKGGRCEACQGEGMIKVEMHFLPDIYVPCDVCKGKRYNRETLDIHYKGKTIHEVLAMTVEDALEFFSPVPAIARRLQTLLDVGLSYIRLGQSATTLSGGEAQRVKLARELAKRDTGKTLYILDEPTTGLHFEDIRQLLTVLHRLRDHGNTIVVIEHNLDVIKTADWIVDLGPEGGSGGGQIIAEGTPEQIAKQDVSHTGRFLAPLLARGKRTAKR